DNA from Balaenoptera musculus isolate JJ_BM4_2016_0621 chromosome 4, mBalMus1.pri.v3, whole genome shotgun sequence:
AAGCTGGATGACTTTGGATGCTTCCTCTGACACTTGGAAGCTCAGAGCTGAGTTTAGTGCCCAACTGCTGTAACTAATGCTGAGGTCCTTGTTCATCCaccttttcttacttttaaacggtttctcatctttttaaattgtattgcTTTGTTTCACATGCAATTCAGTATTGCAAGTCCCCACAAAGTCTTTCTGGAGAAAAGTGGgataaaaattccatttcataAAGCACCTCATAGATACTAAAATTTAAGATCCATGAAAACAGCCTCGACTCATGACTCTATTAAACCATCTGGCAACTCTTAAGCGCAAGTTTACTCAATCATTCAGAGACTTCTACTCAGATGTCAGACTGTTTATTAGCCTTCTAACAGCAGCTGGCAGGAAAAATTGGGGGTGGGACTAACAAATGTGGCACAGAATTCGGCAACAGGAGACAAacctaattcttttctttttcctaaacaGTGCAGATAACCAAGAACCAGATGTCCCCAGGGAAGTTCAGGAGCAGAAATACCACCACCTAAAAATGCTAACACACAACACAATATAAACTCTTCAGACCCAGAGGGGTTAGGCGATaccctcaaggtcacacagctaccgAGTGGCACAGCCAGCACTGGACACAGCTCTGCAGGCTCCTAAATTCCAGCAGAGCAGTTGAGTACAAGCTCTCAAGTCAGACTGGCTGCATTCTTATCCTGGTTTTACCACACACTAAtctatggccttgggcaaggtaCCCGAGCTTCCTGTACCTCAGATTCCTCAGGTGTAGACTGGAGAAAacaacagtacctacctcatggagcTCTTTGGAGGAATAAATGAACTGTGTACAGCACAAAGAAAAGTATCTGGTAgtaataaaaactcaaaaagtCAGTTATTATTCTCATTAATTACCATGACTTCTAATACCAACGTTTTCCTCAGATAATTCTAATATCCACATGCTCTAAGCAGAAACCAAAAACTTATTTTCTACAAATAACCCCCTTTTTGAGTACCACAAACACTTTAAATAGGGAGCCAAAcctttcatctttttccttccgAGACATCTTTCTGTTATCAGCTTCAGAAAGTTTCCGAGTCACTTCTTTGGAAACAGCATCCTCCCTCTTCTGTGCTActctgggaggaaaagaaaaaaggtttccACGTGCTCCAGGAGTGAACATCACACTCTCTCAGAAACACTCTGTACTCATATCTTGTATTGGCAACTGTATACTTTACATTTCAAGAAAATAAGCTGGACAGAAAGTTCCAAGTTTATTACACTGTGCTAGCCAAAAGAGAGGGAGTTCAAGAAACTTCCAAGATGTGGTTTATTAGTGATGTGTTTTGATTTCTGCTTAAAAGGGAGAATTTTCCTAAGTTAGGTATTTAATATGGAAATAAAAGTCAAATGCTATTAACACAGTTTAGTTATGAATCATTATAGCTCCACTTTGTTTTAACTCATAATTTAACTGTTCCACAAATAAATTTGTTAAGGCATTAGCAAATAATACATGATTTCAATTCCAATAAATAACAGGAGAGAAAACTAAGCTTAACAAAGAGAGAATTAATAGCTGTAATATCTTAAAGTAAAGCTTTTAACTTTACTCCAAAGGGGAATTTcgctaaaaagaaataataccacaTGGTTAAGGAGTGACCAACAGCACTTTTAGTTAAACGAACTACTGGTTTGAGAGTTGCACCAAGAGATAATATGGAATCAGCCAAAAAAGGCTGGAAGTGTTATTCAAGAAATCAGATCAGAATCTTTAGTGATGagtcagataaagaaaaaaatgacataatcCTAAAAAAATCTATGAGGTGAATTTTAACAGATGGGGTTGCTAGTGAAAGAGAGGATAAAATTTAACCTGTGATGAGATACAAAAAGCCTCCCAAAGATTAGACATTTAAATTcaacatgatttatttttcataatatggGAGAAACTGATTAGCCATAAACATAGAAAAAGTAATAACTGATCACAAGCaaaatataacaattacaaaGTCCCACTAAGAAAACATTCAACATGATACTGAGATGTATTGAAAGCAACAGGATGTGCACCATAGAGATAGACATCTGTTCAATCTATGTTCAGTTACTCAATCCCTCATTACTATGTATATTAAGTTCTGGTCAGTGGACCAAAGGAAACTGGGGGAAAATCAGGATGGATTCCTGAAAAGCCCAAGATCATTCAAGGCAATAGTTCTCAACCTTTCTCCAACCACATGAGCTTCTGGGCTACAAATTAAGCACAAATTCAGGCTGGTTTTACCTAtatctccatctctatctctcACTCAAGAATCAAGTTAGAAGTgacattattaaaaagaaaacctttagtCAGCTTCAACTGATGTATTTTTCCACAAATTGATAACTGGAGAGAGGAAAATCAGTTTGTctaaaaaaaacaggtaaaaggAAATAAGTTCTGAAACGTAAAGAAAAAAGGCAGCTAAGAGAGCAGGTAGCTGCTTTAAGAGATACTTTAAGACACTATAATGTCCAGCTTTCCCTGACtcattttattatgtaaaagTTCAGTTCCGCAGGGCAGAGACTCTCATCTCTTAATCTCTAGCAAATCCCAGGCACTTTTAAGTGTTTCCTGAACTTCACATGAGACTGCTTTTTTCTAAGAAAGGCCAATTGATAAGAAATGGACATGGTTCACAGCAGAAACCTTTCTTAGCGGAACAGAgggtaaaaaaaatacacacacaccaccacccccaactgTCAGGGTGCTGGGACAcaggaataaattattttcagaagaGTTGGCTCTAAGCATCTCTTGGACAAATAGTCAATCATCTGTCCGCATGACAAATCTTCCTGAAGACAATGAACCAGATAACTAGTTAATTTCTCTTGTATGGCTACAATTCCATACTCGCCTAACAGAGACATTAACAACCACACTGTAGGTTTATTACAACTCAAGAAGCCCTACCCTCCATCTCAGTGCTCTTAGAAAACAAACCTCACTCAGCGCTGAATGctctaaaacaaaacagaggtAAATCCAGGGGCCCAGCTCTCAGccaactgagattaaaaaaaatctttgcaaacatttttaaaatcatgccaccttaaaaaaaaaattcctatgggATCTCTCACCCCCAACCTCTCCAGCACTgcacacaaacatttattacacGCCAGACACCATGGCTTACGTCGCACGtatcatatttaatcctcaccatccCACGAGGTACCATGAgtgctcccattttacagctcaAGAATCTGAAGTCTAGAAAGATGAAATGCATGCCAAGGCTCTGCATTTAagagagcagagctgggactggaatcCAGACTGTCGACTCTGAAGCCTCTGAAGCCGTTCTCTCCACCACCAACACCCACCCACCCTCAGAATCTTGCTGGCTCTTTAAGCCTTAACAATCTTGCCAATCTGTAGGAGTTCTGATGTCAGTAGCAATATTTAATATTACACCAAAACTATGactaaaaaataattccattcagAGAGTGTATTAAGTCAGTAGGTCACTGAAATTTTACTGAACTAAATTAAACATACCATTAACTACTGTAAGGGAAATAAACAAAAGACATGGCAGTTGCCCTCAAGAAGCTGAAAGGAGAAATGAGGGGAAAGAACATGATTTTTGACTCCAAAAAGGCGAATAAAAATGATATGCAGAACAAGTGAAAAAACACTAGGTCCCAAAGGGACTGAGTTCCAAGGGAATCACAAAGGATGGGTCATGCAAAACGCCCACTTCTGAGGGCTGCGCTATCCACAGATGGCCATGCCTCACAAGGAAGACAGCCCAGGACAGCAGAGGCCGAGATGGGCTGAATCCTGGAACGGAAGTTAGTGAAGAGGGGCTGTCAAGCAGGGAGACAACAAAGGTGACCTGGATTTAGCCGTTCTAGCAACAGCCACGCACAACCTGGACTCCTAAGGGTCGAGAACAACAGTGGAGAGGCTGCTGAGGCCAGTTTCAGCTGCTGAGACCATTTCTGGCCTCCTTACAATAAATCCCTGTTAACTGAGATCATCTCAGTGTGTTTCTACTCATCACTAGAAAGCTTAACACAGGAACAATAAGGACAGTTAAGATTTCTCTGGAAAAGATTCCTAAGTCTTGAAATACGAGACATgtaagaatggaaagaaagggagaTGATTCTAAACGAGGGAGGGAACGAGTCACGTTCAAAGGATGACACAAAAGCTGAGTCAGAAGATCTAGGGCCCAACCCTAAAAGACAAGGCCCCACTGGTAGGAGGCAGAAGACTTGCATTCCGGGGCCTGGAAGAATCTGGATTtaatacatttagaaaagagaaggCCATGAAGAGTTGTTAGGAGAGTGACACGATAAAATGAAGGTAGAAATAGAGTAAATATGGTAaccttttacattttcatattctcataagaaaaatgcaattagcattaaaaatgtcagtgttgaatataagaaaaaaagaccacTTCTTTCACATCCAAAAATTCTACATGGTGAGCCCAGAACAATTCCTTCTAGAAAGAATTCCATTTGACTTCTAAAATGTTACTTTACttggtgggtttgtttttctgAACCCCATGATTAAGGATGGTACTTAAGTGTTTTAATTCCACCATCAATACCCACTTCCATAGCAGTTTTAGAATCACTGTCTCTGCTTTTCGGTTAGTTGATACTCCTTCATACCATTAATGTGCCTCCCCCtccaaatatacatacatatatatatctcaaaatacTGCTTATTGAAACCTACACACAAATGGTCTTTAAGAAGACCTCctattatataaaaatgcaacaatATATACTTTCTCTTGAGAAATATACTTACTTGTGCTTGAGAAcaaatttcacatttttgtatGCAAAGGCTACCAAATAAGTGCTTACTAGGGTCATCACACTATACAGAACAGCAGACTGAATAAGATCCATATGCCATATTCGCCAGTATAGCCCTGAATTAAGAtaaaagggggagaggggaatacaaaaagaaacaaaatattaccagCCAGTTACAAAAGCCTGCTGAATTAATTATAGCTAAACCTGGTAAAATACAGCCCTGATTAGGGAATCCAATACAGTAGAAGGGGAACTTCAGAAGTGTGATATCCAGTAAAACGTTAGTCTCAAGTTTCCCTAGTTGAGAACACTTGAAAAACATAACCTTTCTATAACTAGTCCATTATGAGATTTCTGCttctaaaataagaacaaactctGGCTCAACAAAATTACAATTCAGACTTCAAATTTCATTCTAAAGGGTACTATCACGCTAACTACAGGCCATTCCAAAACGCCATGTGCAGCCCCAAACCAGAGTTTACAGGCTGACGTGGCTGTTATCTGAAATCAAGGCAGTGCTCAGTGCAGCCAGTGAACCAAAAGGCTCCACACCACGTTAACTGCACGCTGGGTTTTATAAAGCCGAAAGAGAAACTACATCTGGATCTGACTGTCCAACAACAGTGCAGCAATGTGAGAGGAAATTCACATTCGGGAACCCTGAGCTCTAAAAACAACCTTGGCCAAGACTGTATAGTTTTTCCATCCAAGTAAGAATTCTAGAATTGTCCTAATAGGCTTATTAAAAGGTTACTACACATTGTAGAGCGCGGGCCCTTGGCACTGGTCCAACTTCTCTCGTCAAACTAGGAAAATAATGTTCTGCGTGAAGCAGTTCTCCTAAAGCTACACTTCTAATTCAGTGCGGGTGTTAATGTCTCTCATCTTAATTCATGAGTTTCTCCAAAGTAAGTAATAAGTTTAAGATCTCGTAACAGCAAACGACAGttgtagggaaaaaaagcaaatagcaGGCTATATGCCTAAATGTTAGCATCACAAGATCTTAACCCGAGCGTTAATTTTAATACTGATTCGGGGCCGCCATCCTGGAACGAGTAACTCACAATCCGCAGGAGTGAGGCCCGGGAACGAGCTAGCGTACTTTTAAAACGCGTCACAGGTGACTTTCCTGGGATGCCGCCCACCACTACCCTGGACCAGATCACGGAGGCCCACAGAGGCTACATGCTACCCCCGAGGCCAGGGCGAGCTGGGGAGAGCGCGGGCCCCGGCTCACGCCTCGCCGGTCCGCCCGGCCCTGCCACGTCCCCGCCCAGCCCGACCCGCCGGCGGCCTCCCCGCCCGCCTCTCTCCAAGCGCTCACAGATGGGGATGGCGGACACGATGAAGGCGTTCCCGAAAAAGAGCGCCGAGGACTTGGCCGAGAGGTTGCGGCTGAAATCCTGCAGGAGCAGGTCCTCCTCGGACTGCTGCTTGGAGCCGCCTTTGGGAGCCATGGTGGAACCGCAGCCGCGAGACGAGAGGGCCAAGTCAGGCCCCGAGCCGGGCGCCGAGCCGGGCAGAGGCCGCTGGCACCACCCCTGCGGCCACCGTATCCGCTAACGACCCGTCAGCGCCGCGCTCGGAGGAGGGAGCCGGCGTTGCGCGGCGCGGGGCAAGCGTCCGCAGGATTGGCCAGTCTGGCGCCGCTACGTAGGTTTCACGGCATGATTGGGCGAGCGGGCCAGACTTCCGGATTCCTGGCAAACCACGTGACTCGTCAGTTTCCAGGAGAAACCCGGGACTTGTAGTTTAgtgggtgcttttttttttttttttttttttttaattaacaaaacgTTATTGACATTACACTTTACAGACGCTGGTAGACTCATGCTTTCCAAGCCGTCGAAATTCCAAAATAAGGAGCTCTGAGTCATATGGTCATTCATTCAACGGGCGCATGGTTAGCCGGCTCTGTGGGTACCCAGCACTGGGGCattggaagaagaagagaaagtatAGGTAGGTAGTATGTGTTGAGCCCCTTCTTTACACagtcattatttcattaaatatccTCAAGAATCCTATGATATGCCCATTTTGAGGGTGAGAGACCAGCAATGCTGGTCTCCAGGGAGTGGgatcttttcaaaaaagtaaCAGCTTAACTTTGTACCAAAAAGGCACTCTTGCTTATAAGGAACTCATGGTCTCATTGCTGAAGATAATATTTAACACGTGTCCAGTACATTTACAAATTACTACACTTTTATTCCTTTAAAGATTTAGTTGAAATAATGTGGCCTCCAAAGCCATGCTGGGTAAAACAATACTAAGTAAAGACAATATGTTGGCTGGACAGGCCTCTGAAGTTCAGAAAATTGAATATGCTGATTAAAACAACTAAATACCATTAACTCGAGTTATcactttttcttcaaaaattaatgCTCAACCACTTCACTCTCAGCAAAAGCTTCTTTCATCTACTGACATCAGGCAAAACTTCAACAACCAACTTAACAGATCCGTTAACAGAGATCTTTCTTTCTCACCTTCTCCAGTTGTAATTGACCTTCACAGCTTCCGTTCAAATGGAGCTTTCTGTCTTCAAGCTTTTTCAacctattctcttttttaaaaaatattatttatatttttaaatttttggctgcattgggtctttgttgctgcacacaggcttttctctggttgcggcaagcgggggctactcttggttgcggtgcgcaggctctaggcgcgcgggcttcagtagttgtggctcacgggcttagttgctctgcagcatgtgggatcttcccagaccagggctcgaacctgtgtcccctgcattggaaggcagattcttaactactgcaccactagggaagtcctcaACCTATTCTCTGTATAGATACCACAATGAGTTTTCCTGAAATATAAATCCTTTCATCATCTACAGCAAGTATTCCCAAATGCCAGAAGTCTTCACCAATCACggcaaaataagaagaaaaaatggaccatctagtgaatttttcagaaaacaaactattcatttaaaaatatctacatttatgtcttctttttttaatgtttaaatgcaCTTTCTTTTGTTacgtggtggtggtgatagtgaaGAAACTCgtatttttctcttccaaaatattcCTCTCTGTTTTTCCTACCTTAATAAATTACATCCTTTCCCACCCATTTGCTAGGGCTAAAATGTTAAGTTTCAACACTTAATTCCTTCCTTTCGCTCTCCACTTGTGACCAATTCATCAGCAAAAccttttggatctgtctctttaACTAGATTTCTTGCTTGCTGTTTATAAACCAATGATATAAAAAGAAGATAACAGATAAAATCAGAAACTGTAAGATCAAAATCAACAAGctagttaaaagtaaaagaggaagaaaataagaaacaataatGATGAGGTTAAAAAGAATTACACCTGAGAAAAATatctaaacaattaaaaaaagataaaagtttgaAATGTTAGTAGATAAAAATTAATGCACTTTGTAAACCAAGAATAGAAACTAAAGGTAATAAATTTAAACAGAAGAGAATCTAAAATAGTAGGAATTTATAATTTATGGGGTAAGTACAAGAACTATGATAAGCAATGATGCTTATGACAG
Protein-coding regions in this window:
- the SSR3 gene encoding translocon-associated protein subunit gamma, yielding MAPKGGSKQQSEEDLLLQDFSRNLSAKSSALFFGNAFIVSAIPIWLYWRIWHMDLIQSAVLYSVMTLVSTYLVAFAYKNVKFVLKHKVAQKREDAVSKEVTRKLSEADNRKMSRKEKDERILWKKNEVADYEATTFSIFYNNTLFLVLVIVASFFILKNFNPTVNYILSISASSGLIALLSTGSK